The Triticum aestivum cultivar Chinese Spring chromosome 7B, IWGSC CS RefSeq v2.1, whole genome shotgun sequence genome window below encodes:
- the LOC123159214 gene encoding tricin synthase 2, which translates to MASNGSAGEVRDVHSSETTKTLLKSDDLYDYMLKTMVYPRENEFMRELRQITSEHIFGFMSSPPDEGQVLSLLLKVMGAKRTIEVGVYTGCSVLATALAIPDDGRIVAIDVSREYFELGLPVIKKAGVAHKVDFREGPAGPILDRLIADEDEGSFDFAFVDADKYNYGNYHEQLLRLVRVGGVLAYDNTLWGGTVAMPDETPLTEEDRKKRDSIRGFNAMIAADTRVDPVQLPIADGITLCRRVA; encoded by the exons ATGGCTTCCAACGGGAGCGCCGGCGAGGTCAGGGACGTCCACAGCAGCGAGACCACCAAGACCCTCCTCAAGAGCGACGACCTCTACGAC TACATGCTGAAGACGATGGTGTACCCGCGGGAGAACGAGTTCATGCGCGAGCTCCGACAGATCACCAGCGAGCACATCTT CGGGTTCATGTCGTCGCCGCCGGACGAGGGGCAGGTGCTGTCACTGCTGCTCAAGGTGATGGGCGCCAAGAGGACCATCGAGGTGGGGGTCTACACCGGCTGCTCGGTCCTCGCCACGGCGCTCGCCATCCCGGACGACGGCAGGATCGTCGCCATCGACGTAAGCAGGGAGTACTTCGAGCTCGGCCTCCCCGTCATCAAGAAGGCCGGCGTCGCGCACAAGGTCGACTTCCGCGAGGGCCCCGCTGGCCCGATCCTCGACAGGCTCATCGCCGACGAGGACGAGGGGAGCTTCGACTTCGCCTTCGTGGATGCCGACAAGTACAACTACGGCAACTACCACGAGCAGCTGCTGCGGCTGGTGCGCGTCGGCGGCGTCCTCGCCTACGACAACACGCTCTGGGGCGGCACCGTGGCCATGCCCGACGAAACGCCGCTCACGGAGGAGGACCGCAAGAAACGGGACTCCATCAGGGGGTTCAACGCCATGATCGCCGCCGACACGCGCGTCGACCCCGTGCAGCTCCCTATCGCCGATGGCATCACGCTCTGCCGCCGCGTCGCTTGA